The following are encoded together in the Nitrospira sp. genome:
- a CDS encoding carboxymuconolactone decarboxylase family protein produces MNQEAHAPNDLFAELRKLSPVVTGGLLRMRQQAYRDGAVAAKYKLLTAMAISIAIRCEPCIRAYVRMARHQGISREELVEFLEVAMTMQGCPGEEWALKAYAAYKVCIDGQTGSEASTCCKNDHRRQTDTEGDHE; encoded by the coding sequence TCCGAACGATCTGTTTGCTGAGCTGCGGAAGCTGAGTCCCGTGGTCACCGGCGGGTTGCTGCGCATGCGGCAACAGGCGTATCGAGATGGGGCCGTGGCAGCGAAGTATAAGTTGCTTACTGCCATGGCCATTTCTATTGCGATCCGTTGCGAGCCTTGTATTCGAGCCTACGTCCGGATGGCCCGCCACCAGGGGATTAGCCGGGAAGAATTGGTCGAATTCCTCGAAGTCGCGATGACGATGCAAGGTTGTCCCGGTGAGGAATGGGCTCTCAAGGCCTATGCGGCCTATAAGGTCTGTATAGACGGTCAGACGGGTTCAGAGGCGTCAACTTGTTGTAAGAATGACCATAGGAGACAGACAGATACGGAAGGTGATCATGAATAG